From Gottschalkiaceae bacterium SANA:
GCTGTGCACGAAGATCGATAATCGAGGTTTCCCCAGTCCATGGATTTTTTGAAAGAGTCATAAATAACAAAACACCATCCTCAGTAAACCGCCAATAAGCCGGCTTTCCAACTCGCTCCCGCTGATTCGAAATTGCATTCCCCAAGGAATAAGCAATAAACTGACCATTTGCCCGTACTTCCATAGGTTGAATCACATGGGGGTGAGACCCGATAATCGCATCGGCACCAGCGTCAAACCATCGATCTGCCAAATTCTTTTGCAAGCGGCTTGGCTGCCGTTGATATTCTTGTCCCCAATGGGGCAGAACAATAACAAAATCCACACTCGCTTTAACAGCTTCAATCTCGGCCTCAATTCGAGCTCCATCTCCGATTATAGAAATCAAACTGACCCGTTCCTCCGCAGTTAAATAGGATTCCAATCCATTCAATCCATAGGTGGCATTGATCATCGCAACGCGGATTCCCTGCACCTCGACAATCAAGACTGCCTCTTCCTCTTCCACCTTTGTTCCTGTATGTTGAAACCCTAACTCATCCAGCACGGAAAGGGTACGCAAGAGTCCACGTTTTCCACTGTCCACACTGTGGTTGTTGGCAGTCATCAAAACATCGAAACCGGCAGATCGAATTGCTTCAGCCGCTTGGTCCGGGGTATTGAACTGCGGATATCCCCGATAGGGCAGGCGTTCTCCAGCTAGAGTGGTCTCCAAATTCGCAACGGCCAAATCTGCACCCGAAACCAACGATTCGATAGCGGAAAAGGATCCCGAAAAATCGTAGCCGTCTTCATCGTCCTTCTTCGCCCCCTCAATTTGAGGCATATGAAACATCATATCTCCTGTAAACAAGAATTCCGCATCCTCCTGCCAATCCTTTAACCTCACGATTTCATCTTCGCTCTGTGCCAAAATGATCTCAGAAAAAGGAAGCGCCTCCACTTCCCCCGTTTCCTGGGCAAACCCTATAAATCCAGGCATAATCAGTAATCCAATACATACTATTATTCCGACTCGTTTCATGTTCTCACTCCAATGCTTCCAAAAATTCAGGTTCAGGTAAACGATCAACATTTGGCAAGTAAACCGGACCACTCTCCGATATAATTGTCAATCCAATGGAATCTCTCAAATATCCCAAGGTAGATCCTTGAAAATCAATCCGATCCATAATCTCTTCTGCTGAACCAACCATTGTCAAGATAATCGTCGTCAATCCACTCCCATCCAAGTCGCAAAGGAGATTCTGATCCAGAATAAGGCAATCCTGATTCCCCCTAAGAGAAGAATAATTGGTATATCGAATACCATTAATCGCAATACCCTCTACGTCAGCCTGATTGATTTCACTGATTAGACTCAAAATATATTCCGGGTTATATACCAAAAAAGCAGTCGTTTCTCCCTGTACATAAGGCCGTTCAGGTTCTATGATCTTGATGGTCAATCCCTCTCCATCAATAGCTTTCAATCCTGCGGCTTTTTCTTCCGCTTCGATTTGATCCAACAAACCTTCCCGCTCCGAATCGATTCTCGAGATCCTCGATTTCTCCTTTTCAACCTCTTGGTCAATCATTGCGACCTCTTGGTCCAGTTGATCCAATTGTTCCTGCAAGTCTGCAATTTGTTTTTCCAATTGCTGTGCTTCCAATTCTGCAGCCGTCTCCGTATTCTCCGCCGTACGATTCGTCCATCCTTGAACAAGCAGGGCGGTCAATACCAAGGCAACAAAGAAGATTTCCCATTTCTTATTTTTCATGACGATTCATCCAATCTATCATTGCGTCCATTACCTCATCCCGATTGATTTCATTTAATATTTCATGACGCGCACCAGAAAAGAGCTGCATGGAAACCGGTAATTTTTCCTCTTTATACTTATCAGCAAGAGCTTGAATACCCTTTCCAAATTCGCCCACTGGATCCTGCTCCCCTGACATCAAACAAATTGGAAGTTTTTTAGGAATTCGCTCCATATTCTCTTTTGAGTTAACCGCTAGCAGACCACCTAATAAATCTCGATAAAATCGGGTGGTGCAAACGAATCCGCACAAGGGATCCTGAATATACTGATCCACTTCTTCGGTATCCCGGCTCAACCAATCAAACGCTGTTCGATTCGGTTCAAAGGTACGATTATAAGAACCAAAACTCAATCGATCCATCAATTCATTGGGTTTCTCTGCCACAAAAGGCATTAGTATGGCTGCAAGACCCTGTCCAAGGCGTCCCATCACTCCAGGATCCCCTGCTGTACCTGAAAGAATGACACCCCGGTATCGCTCTCCTGCCTCTGCAATCAAGCTTCGAGATAAAAATGACCCCATACTGTGCCCAATCAAATAGACAGCGTCAGACTTACATTCCTTTTCCAAAAAATCACGCACTTCCTCGAGGTCTTTCACCACGCGATTCCACCCTCCCTTCGAAGGGAAATCACCCAGGGATTGTTTCCGCTTGCCCGTTTCTCCGTGTCCCCGATGGTCGTTTGCAATTACTGTATAGCCCGAATTATTTAAAATTTGAGCAAACCGTTCATATCGACCTGCATGCTCCGCCATGCCATGAACCAACTGCACGGTTGCCTTGGGGTTTTCACTCTCCCAAATTCGTATATAAAGATCAGTTCCATCTGACATTTTCAACCATTCTCTACGCATCGTTACCTCCATAAGAAAAAGACTTCCAGTATTATTATACTAGAAGTCTTTTTGAAAAACCATCCTATGCATTTCGTGTTGCAACCACATCGACACCGGTACCCTGCACATTCTTGATTACCACGTCCCCAACTTGAATCGGCGCTTTCATCAAGACACTAGACAGATCCTGCATCACATCGAAGATCAGCTCCTTAGGAACTGGCGCTTGTGTCTTCACAGAAATCACGGGATACATGCCTTGATCAACTGCAACGGTTGAGGTAATCACACGCTTTGGCGCAATCATTTCTTCGATCGCATATTTTTTCCCCCGTGGGCATTTGTTTCCAAAAACTGCAAAACTCTCTCCCTCAGGCTCCAGGGTTAACTGACATCCAATCGGACAAACTATACAAGTCATTTCTTTTGCCATCTCTATACCTCCTCCACAACAAATCGGATTTCTCCGTCCGCCAGGTTGGCCAAAATCTCTTTTTTAATCTTAAAATTCACCATTTCAGCCGGCAGAAATTTTCGTTCCTTTTTCTCTGCAATCAGGGTGTCACCTTGGTATGCGCGTACAATATGTTTGTCATAGACACTCCGCACACGCATGTAGAAAGTTACCTGATCATCGACATTGGATAAATTCACCGTTTGTGGCACAACATAGCCGATCCCATCACTATTTGCTGTTGAGAAATTAGGCGTTGTTTCCAATTCACCCTTCAGGTATTTGGCTACACCTTTTCCACTCAAAGCACCTTCTTCACTTACGAAATCAACCAAATCATGAACATGAACGACATTCCCGCAAGCAAATACGCCTTCCATTTCCGTTTGACGAAGTTCACCAACCTTGGGTCCACTGGTGCGTGTATCCACAGCAATTCCCGCATTTTGCGTAATCTCGTTTTCTGGAATCAAGCCAACACTTAACAAAACCGTATCGCAATCAATTCGCTTAAAGCTTTCTGGTATCGGTTTAAAATTTTCATCTACCTTGGCGATCGTTACCCCTTCCACTCGGGCTTTTCCATGAACCTTGACAATTGTATGGGAAAGCATCAATGGAATATCGTAATCATCCAAACACTGAACAATATTTCGTGTTAGACCGTTAGAGTATGGCATCAATTCACAAACAGCCTCTACCTTGGCACCTTCAAAAGTCATTCGCCTTGCCATAATCAATCCAATATCGCCAGATCCTAGGATAACAACACGTTTGCCTGGCATATAGCCTTCCATATTGATAAAACGTTGCGCCGTGCCAGCAGTAAAAACACCTGCAGGACGGTCACCCTGCAATTGAATAGCACCACGGGTACGCTCGCGGCATCCCATAGAGAAGACAACTGCTTTTGCTTCAATTTCCATATAACCACGCTCAGCAGAAATCGCACGAACTACTTTTTGCTCTGAAATCTCCAAAACCATGGTGTCAGTCAAGGTCTCAATCGTTGTATCCTTAACCAAGTCAATATAACGTAAGCTATACTCAGGACCCGTTAATTCCTCTTTAAATCGGTGCAAACCAAAACCATTATGGATGCACTGATTCAAAATGCCACCCAGTTCCTTGTCCCGTTCCAAGATCAAAATCTTTCGAACACCTTGTTCATAGGCTTCAACAGCTGCAGACAATCCAGCAGGACCCCCGCCAATAACTACCAATTCATATTTAAGCATCTTGTCCCCCTTTTTCCAATGCGTCTTTTGATCGCTTGGTCAACAGGTAAGATCCCTCTCCCTGCTTTGTAATCTCTTCCATAGATAAGCCAGTTTCCCGCGAAATAATTTCCATCACGCGTGGTGCACAGAATCCGCCTTGGCATCGACCCATGCCGGCACGCGTACGTTTTTTTATCGCATCTACTGAAGTAATCGGCAAACCTCGATGAATGGCATCTACGATTTCACCTTCTGAAATAGACTCGCAGCGACAGATCACGCGGCCGTATGCCGGCTCTTCCGCGATCAAATTATTTAGTTCTTCCGCTTCCATATCGGCAATGCGCTTATAGGGTTTTCTGGTCGGATCAAAGTTTGGATCAGCAGTCAACTCAAGACCCATTTCTTTCAAAATATCGGCCACATGAATCGCAATGGCCGGCGCCGATGTCAAGCCTGGAGACTCAATGCCCGCTACATTGACAAATCCTTTTACTTTCGTTTCCCCAATAATAAAATCACCGCGATCGCTACTGGCTCGATTACCCGAAAAAGAACGAATCACTTTTCTCGTATTGATGGCGTCAATGCTCTTAGAACCCGCTTTCAATATTTTTGCAATCACATCGCTGGTTGTAGCAACATCATTTTTTTCATCAATGTAATCAGAATTTGGACCCACCAGAATATTATGATGAACCGTCGGTGTTACCAACACGCCCTTCGAACCATTTTCCGGTGCTTGAAAAATAACGGTATCCGTCATAAAGGCCTGATCTTTATCTAATAATACATACTGACCTTGTCGAGGATTGATTGTAAAATCGTCTTCCCCGATCATGGCAGAAATCCGATCTGCGTACAAACCTGCTGCATTGATGACAACCTTGGCTTCGACCGGCCCCTTGCTCGTATGAAGAATAAAATGATCTTCCACTTTTTCAATGCCGTTTACTTCTGTATAGAAGGAATATTCAACGCCATTTTTCGCAGCGTTTTCTGCCAAGGCAACCGACAACTCATAGGGCGACGTTACACCTGCCGTTGAGCAGTACAAGGCCTTTGTCACCGATTTGCTCAGATGAGGCTCCATTTCTCTTGCACGATCACCTGAAATGATTTCAAGCCCGCGGGCACCGTTTTTGATGCCATTTTCCAACAGGCGATCCAATTCCGGTTCTTGGCCTTCATTAAAGGCAACAACAAAGGAACCGGTTTGCCGGAATCCAAAGTGAAGTTCTTCTTCCAATTGTGGATACATGGCGTTTCCCTTGGCACTAAAGAATCCTTTCAATTTGCCATGAGCCGCATCATAACCACCGTGAACAATGCCGCTGTTCGCTTTTGTCGTCTCTGTTGCAACATCTTCATTTCTCTCGACGACGCGAACCTTCAACTGGTAACGAGACAATTCGCGGGAAATCGCTGTCCCGATCACCCCACCTCCGACAATACATACATCTAACATCATGATCCTCCTATTCATTTCAACCAAAAAAGCTACACGGAAATACCCCTTTTGCACAAAAGGGCTTTCGTGTAGCTTCTCATCTTCTCAAGCTGATTTTTAATTAATGACAGTGTAACATAATTATAAATTTTCTGCAAGAGATTTGTATTTGCTCCTTCGATGAATTACAATAAGAACAGGATTTCATCTTAAGGAGGCACACATGAAACAATGGCTTAAATCCTTTGCAAAAGAGTACGGGGTATTCATCCTTGTGATGGTATTGTTCTTTGGCTTTTTCGCCCCCCTCACCACCATCGGATCATCCATGAACGAAACTTTGATAGACGGTGATATTTTGATGCTTCGACGTACAAAAACTGTCGAGCGTGGCGATATTATTCAATTTCAATCCGATATAAAAATCGATGAATACCATCTGAGTCAACTCAATTGGTTCCAACGCTTAACCGTAGGTGAAAATATGAATCTGGTCAAACGTGTTGTCGCCCTTCCTGGTGAACATGTAGAAATGATCCAGGGACTGATCTTTATCGATGGCAACAAATTGGAAGAAACTTATATCAGCCACCAGGCAAATGAAATCTATCTCGATTTCGGTATCGTTCCCGAGAATACACTTTTCGTTCTTGGAGACAATCGACCTGTATCAAAGGATAGCCGCAGTAAAGACGTCGGTTTTGTCGATCAGGATTCCGTCAAGGGACGGGTTACCTTCCGATTCTGGCCACTCTCACGTATTGGAAATGTTCACTCTTAAAGAGAAAAGCCAACTGCTTGATCAACAAGCGGTTGGCTTCTTTTTTTCCCTGTAACTTAGGAAATGCAAGCTACAGGCTTTATTTCTTGAAATATCGATTTCTGTACGGAAAAACTGTAGCTTACGAAACGCAAGCTACAGGCTCTATTTCTTGAAATATCGATTTCTAAAAAAATCACGCAACTGCTCCAAGGAATTCATCAAAAGAGGCAACTCTTCAATCTCTAAATCATGAATCAGAGCTTCCACCATTTGATTGTGGAACAATTCATGCGCACGAAAGATCTGACGGCCCGATTTGGTTAACTCCACCTTCACTACCCGACGGTCCTCTTCCGTTCTTTTTCTTTCTACATAACCCTTCTTCACCAGACGATTAATTCCCGACGTCAAAGACGGCAGTGTAATGCCTAAGTCTCTCGCCACTTCACCCATAGATCTGGCTTGATTCAAGCCAATGATTTCGATGATATGCATCTCATTCACTGTAATCGACGGACTGGTTCGTGTTGTAATCGACTGCTCTTCAATTTCTAAGATATCATGAAACAACTCCACCAAGATCTGATTGATCAGGGTTTTCGTGCTGTCTTTCGACATAGGCTCACCCACTTTGCTTTCTTCTTCCTATTTTATCCAGAATTACCGTTCCTTGCAATACAAATCTATTGTCCAACAGCAAAGACCAACTCAGCTTTTACCGCTATTTTTCCATTGACTCGCGCAATCGCTTGACCAATGCCAATTCCACCCTTGGATTTCACAATGCACGTTTCCAATTCCAGCGCGTCCCCAGGGACAACTTTTTTCTTGAATTTAGCTTGATTAATACCGCCAAAATAGGCGATTTTCCCTTTGTTTTCTTCCAAAGATAGAATGGCAACCGCCCCCATCTGAGCCAAGGCTTCAATGATTAAGACGCCTGGCATAACCTTCTCTTGCGGAAAGTGCCCTTGGAAATAAAACTCATTTCCACTGACCATCTTTACACCCTTGGCAAAAACACCGGGTTCAAGCTCATCAACGCGATCAATCAGCAAAAAGGGCGCGCGATGAGGAATAATATTTTGAATTTCATCATAGGACAACATTAGTTTTCCTCCCATCTTTTAAAGAGCAAGCTTCCATTGTGTCCGCCAAATCCAAGAGAATTGCTCATGGCATACTGAATCTTCGCCTTTCTTGCTTTCCCTGGCACATAATCCAGTGTGCAGAATTCACCTGGGTTCTCCAAACCAATGGTCGGCGGAAGAATCTGCTCCTGCAAAGCACGCAGACAGAAAATCGCTTCAACAGCACCTGCCGCACCCAGCAAATGACCCGTCATAGACTTTGTCGAGCTAACAGCAACCTGAGTATCTGGGCCAAATGTTGAAACAATGGCCATGGACTCATTCTTATCATTGTGAGGCGTACTGGTTCCATGGGCATTAATATAACCAACCTCTGCCGCACTAACACCAGCCTGCTTCATGGCTAATTTCATGGCACGAGCTGCTCCCTCGCCACCATCTGCTGGTGCCGTAATATGAAATGCATCGCAGGTTTGGCCATAGCCAACCACTTCGCCATAGATCTTTGCTCCACGTTTTTTTGCATGCTCCAATTCTTCCAAAAGAAGAATACCAGCACCCTCGCCCATAACAAATCCGTTTCGTTCCGCATCAAAAGGAATCGACGCACGCATTGGATCCGTGGAACGAGACAAGGCTGTCATCTGATTAAACCCAGCAATCGCCAATTTATTAATGGAAGCTTCTGTACCTCCTGTTAAGACCAAAGACTGCTCCCCATAATGGATTGCCTTAAATGCCTGACCAACGGCGTCTGTGCCTGAAGCACAGGCTGTAACCACCCCGTAGCATTGTCCTTTGGCACCATACTCAATAGCGAGCTTGCCTGGAGCAATATTAATAATCGATTTTGGAATAAAGAATGGCGAAACCCGCTTATCGCCCTTTTCCTCGAGCAGCAAGCTTTCCTGGTAAATAGCCGTCAGTCCACCGACCCCGCTACCCAAAATCACACCAAACTCCTCAGCGTCAATGGTAGCAAGATCCAAGTCCGAGTCTATCATGGCTTCTTTACCAGCAGCCATGGCGAAGTGAATGAAGCGATCCAACTTCTTCGCTTCCTTCTTTTTCATATAGGTCGTCACGTCAAAGTCTTTGACTTCACCCGCAACTTTAACTTCAAAATTTTCCGTATCAAAACTAGAGATCGGATTCAATCCGCATTCTCCGGCCTTTACCTTTTCCCAAGAGGACTCAACATTCGTTCCTAACGGGGTAATCGCTCCAATCCCTGTTACCACTACTCTTTTCATGCGCTCCTCCTTACATCACCATGCCGCCATCAACATTGATGACTTGACCCGTAATGTACTTTGCGTCGTCCGACGCCAAGAACTTCACTAGATTGGCTACATCTTTCGCGGTTCCAAAATCCTTAAGTGGAATCGCCTTCAACATTTCTTGACGAACATTTTCTGGCAAATTTTCCGTCATCGCCGTTTTTATAAATCCCGGCGCAATGGCATTGGCACGAATGCCAAACGAGCCGCCTTCCTTGGCCACGGACTTCATCATTCCGATCACTCCGGCTTTTGATGCTGCATAGTTTGTTTGACCCACATTGCCCATCAGACCAACCACCGATGAAATATTGATCATCACACCGGATTTCTGCTTCATCATGACACGCATGGCGTGTTTCATACAATTAAAACTTCCCTTCAGATTGACCTCGATGACTTGATCAAAGGCATCTTCCTTCATCAATGGCAAAAGAGAGTCTTTGGTGATCCCCGCATTGTTGACCAAGACATCGATCCGACCAAAGGTCTTTTTCGCAAATTGAATCAATCGTTTGGCATCGTCAAAATTACTTACGTCTGCCTGCACAATCTCAACGACTCCACCCTTGGCTTCCAAGGCTTCTTTTACTGCCAGGGCTTCTTCTTCCCGGCTTCGATAATTTAATACAAGATCATAGCCGGCCTCTGAAAGTGTTTCGGCAATGGCACGGCCAATCCCCCGGCTTCCCCCCGTTACAATCGCTATTTTTTTATCCATCATTTTTTCTCCTTATTTCGTCTTCAACAATTTCGAAAGTCCCTTCAGATTTTCCACCGCATAGCTATTCTTACTCTTGTCGAATCGCTTAACAAAACCCGTCAGCGTTTTCCCGGGACCAATTTCAATAAAGGTATTCACCTCGTCCGCCAATAAAGCATTCATGATGGAAACCCAGCGAACCGGACTCGCAACTTGTTCTGCTAAGAGCGCTTTTACCTGGTCTTGACCCGAATACAAACCGCCTAAAACATTGGCATAAACCGGCACTTCCAAGGGATTGATCTTTATGGATTCTAATTCCTTCGATAGTCCCACCTGAGCGGGTTTCAACATTTCTGTATGGAATGGCGCACTTACCGGCAGCAGTGAAGCAATCTTCGCTCCCGCTTCCTTTGCACGCAATACAAACCCTTCCAAAGCTTGAATTTCGCCCCCCACAACGGTCTGCATGGGCGTATTGTAGTTTGCGATTTTTACAAAACCATCTCTTGTTTCCGCGACAAGTTTTTCGATGGTTTCTATGGGCAGTCCTACGACTGCTGCCAATCCACCTCTTCCAGCTGGAACGGCATCCTGCATCAATCGTCCTCGAACACGCACCAATTGAACCGCTGTTGAAAAATCAAATGCCTTGGCATAAACCAGAGCAGCATACTCGCCAAGACTCAGCCCTGCCGCACAATCAGCTTGAAGACCATGGGCTTCTAGAACCCTCAAAATCGCAATAGATGTCGTCAAAATTGCTGGCTGTGTAAATTCTGTCAGG
This genomic window contains:
- the fabF gene encoding beta-ketoacyl-ACP synthase II, whose product is MKRVVVTGIGAITPLGTNVESSWEKVKAGECGLNPISSFDTENFEVKVAGEVKDFDVTTYMKKKEAKKLDRFIHFAMAAGKEAMIDSDLDLATIDAEEFGVILGSGVGGLTAIYQESLLLEEKGDKRVSPFFIPKSIINIAPGKLAIEYGAKGQCYGVVTACASGTDAVGQAFKAIHYGEQSLVLTGGTEASINKLAIAGFNQMTALSRSTDPMRASIPFDAERNGFVMGEGAGILLLEELEHAKKRGAKIYGEVVGYGQTCDAFHITAPADGGEGAARAMKLAMKQAGVSAAEVGYINAHGTSTPHNDKNESMAIVSTFGPDTQVAVSSTKSMTGHLLGAAGAVEAIFCLRALQEQILPPTIGLENPGEFCTLDYVPGKARKAKIQYAMSNSLGFGGHNGSLLFKRWEEN
- a CDS encoding NAD(P)/FAD-dependent oxidoreductase translates to MLDVCIVGGGVIGTAISRELSRYQLKVRVVERNEDVATETTKANSGIVHGGYDAAHGKLKGFFSAKGNAMYPQLEEELHFGFRQTGSFVVAFNEGQEPELDRLLENGIKNGARGLEIISGDRAREMEPHLSKSVTKALYCSTAGVTSPYELSVALAENAAKNGVEYSFYTEVNGIEKVEDHFILHTSKGPVEAKVVINAAGLYADRISAMIGEDDFTINPRQGQYVLLDKDQAFMTDTVIFQAPENGSKGVLVTPTVHHNILVGPNSDYIDEKNDVATTSDVIAKILKAGSKSIDAINTRKVIRSFSGNRASSDRGDFIIGETKVKGFVNVAGIESPGLTSAPAIAIHVADILKEMGLELTADPNFDPTRKPYKRIADMEAEELNNLIAEEPAYGRVICRCESISEGEIVDAIHRGLPITSVDAIKKRTRAGMGRCQGGFCAPRVMEIISRETGLSMEEITKQGEGSYLLTKRSKDALEKGGQDA
- the fabD gene encoding ACP S-malonyltransferase, which encodes MGKTAFLFPGQGAQKLGMGKEFVDEFSEARLIFEEASDALSMDMESLCFSDPEGKLNLTEFTQPAILTTSIAILRVLEAHGLQADCAAGLSLGEYAALVYAKAFDFSTAVQLVRVRGRLMQDAVPAGRGGLAAVVGLPIETIEKLVAETRDGFVKIANYNTPMQTVVGGEIQALEGFVLRAKEAGAKIASLLPVSAPFHTEMLKPAQVGLSKELESIKINPLEVPVYANVLGGLYSGQDQVKALLAEQVASPVRWVSIMNALLADEVNTFIEIGPGKTLTGFVKRFDKSKNSYAVENLKGLSKLLKTK
- the fabZ gene encoding 3-hydroxyacyl-ACP dehydratase FabZ, producing MLSYDEIQNIIPHRAPFLLIDRVDELEPGVFAKGVKMVSGNEFYFQGHFPQEKVMPGVLIIEALAQMGAVAILSLEENKGKIAYFGGINQAKFKKKVVPGDALELETCIVKSKGGIGIGQAIARVNGKIAVKAELVFAVGQ
- a CDS encoding CapA family protein, which encodes MKRVGIIVCIGLLIMPGFIGFAQETGEVEALPFSEIILAQSEDEIVRLKDWQEDAEFLFTGDMMFHMPQIEGAKKDDEDGYDFSGSFSAIESLVSGADLAVANLETTLAGERLPYRGYPQFNTPDQAAEAIRSAGFDVLMTANNHSVDSGKRGLLRTLSVLDELGFQHTGTKVEEEEAVLIVEVQGIRVAMINATYGLNGLESYLTAEERVSLISIIGDGARIEAEIEAVKASVDFVIVLPHWGQEYQRQPSRLQKNLADRWFDAGADAIIGSHPHVIQPMEVRANGQFIAYSLGNAISNQRERVGKPAYWRFTEDGVLLFMTLSKNPWTGETSIIDLRAQPTHVERKWTGEEWSHRIVPASPEDMETKQSWERTKEQVPGKQNSQKLSEIVMNV
- a CDS encoding MarR family transcriptional regulator, which encodes MGEPMSKDSTKTLINQILVELFHDILEIEEQSITTRTSPSITVNEMHIIEIIGLNQARSMGEVARDLGITLPSLTSGINRLVKKGYVERKRTEEDRRVVKVELTKSGRQIFRAHELFHNQMVEALIHDLEIEELPLLMNSLEQLRDFFRNRYFKK
- a CDS encoding alpha/beta hydrolase, coding for MRREWLKMSDGTDLYIRIWESENPKATVQLVHGMAEHAGRYERFAQILNNSGYTVIANDHRGHGETGKRKQSLGDFPSKGGWNRVVKDLEEVRDFLEKECKSDAVYLIGHSMGSFLSRSLIAEAGERYRGVILSGTAGDPGVMGRLGQGLAAILMPFVAEKPNELMDRLSFGSYNRTFEPNRTAFDWLSRDTEEVDQYIQDPLCGFVCTTRFYRDLLGGLLAVNSKENMERIPKKLPICLMSGEQDPVGEFGKGIQALADKYKEEKLPVSMQLFSGARHEILNEINRDEVMDAMIDWMNRHEK
- a CDS encoding FAD-dependent oxidoreductase, which produces MLKYELVVIGGGPAGLSAAVEAYEQGVRKILILERDKELGGILNQCIHNGFGLHRFKEELTGPEYSLRYIDLVKDTTIETLTDTMVLEISEQKVVRAISAERGYMEIEAKAVVFSMGCRERTRGAIQLQGDRPAGVFTAGTAQRFINMEGYMPGKRVVILGSGDIGLIMARRMTFEGAKVEAVCELMPYSNGLTRNIVQCLDDYDIPLMLSHTIVKVHGKARVEGVTIAKVDENFKPIPESFKRIDCDTVLLSVGLIPENEITQNAGIAVDTRTSGPKVGELRQTEMEGVFACGNVVHVHDLVDFVSEEGALSGKGVAKYLKGELETTPNFSTANSDGIGYVVPQTVNLSNVDDQVTFYMRVRSVYDKHIVRAYQGDTLIAEKKERKFLPAEMVNFKIKKEILANLADGEIRFVVEEV
- a CDS encoding DUF1667 domain-containing protein; translation: MAKEMTCIVCPIGCQLTLEPEGESFAVFGNKCPRGKKYAIEEMIAPKRVITSTVAVDQGMYPVISVKTQAPVPKELIFDVMQDLSSVLMKAPIQVGDVVIKNVQGTGVDVVATRNA
- the fabG_1 gene encoding 3-oxoacyl-[acyl-carrier-protein] reductase, whose protein sequence is MMDKKIAIVTGGSRGIGRAIAETLSEAGYDLVLNYRSREEEALAVKEALEAKGGVVEIVQADVSNFDDAKRLIQFAKKTFGRIDVLVNNAGITKDSLLPLMKEDAFDQVIEVNLKGSFNCMKHAMRVMMKQKSGVMINISSVVGLMGNVGQTNYAASKAGVIGMMKSVAKEGGSFGIRANAIAPGFIKTAMTENLPENVRQEMLKAIPLKDFGTAKDVANLVKFLASDDAKYITGQVINVDGGMVM
- the lepB gene encoding signal peptidase I, producing the protein MKQWLKSFAKEYGVFILVMVLFFGFFAPLTTIGSSMNETLIDGDILMLRRTKTVERGDIIQFQSDIKIDEYHLSQLNWFQRLTVGENMNLVKRVVALPGEHVEMIQGLIFIDGNKLEETYISHQANEIYLDFGIVPENTLFVLGDNRPVSKDSRSKDVGFVDQDSVKGRVTFRFWPLSRIGNVHS